The following proteins are co-located in the Microbulbifer sp. VAAF005 genome:
- a CDS encoding LacI family DNA-binding transcriptional regulator, with the protein MSNIREVARRSGVSVATVSRALKDPQMVSPRTRERVLKAVEEAGYRPNMLARNFSSGKSFAVMVLVPNIANPFFSKVIRGIEKAAQDQGYSVLLGDTKGEPAHEQFYAGMALTNQADGLIQLDSRYPFAEKDAALAASIPMVNACERIAEDDRYPVVELDNSGAAQAMARHLIELGHRRIGIVTGPLNSPIVRDRLAGFEEEMQRHGLELNSDLVVNGEFTMPSGVEGAKKLLSLASAPTAIFCMNDEMAIGAVHQAKEMGLQVPADVSVAGFDNIEFSQFTDPPLTTIDQPAEKLGRYAMETLRRIIDGKPLKASRTILPFDLVARGSTARYQD; encoded by the coding sequence ATGTCAAACATTCGCGAAGTTGCACGTCGCTCCGGTGTTTCCGTCGCGACCGTGTCCAGAGCCCTGAAAGACCCGCAAATGGTTTCTCCGCGGACCAGGGAGCGGGTGCTGAAAGCGGTGGAAGAGGCCGGCTATCGGCCCAATATGTTGGCGAGAAACTTTAGTTCTGGTAAGTCATTTGCGGTGATGGTTCTGGTCCCAAATATCGCCAATCCATTTTTTTCCAAAGTTATCCGAGGGATAGAAAAGGCAGCTCAAGACCAGGGTTACTCCGTATTGCTGGGAGATACCAAGGGCGAACCAGCTCATGAGCAGTTCTATGCGGGAATGGCGCTGACGAATCAGGCAGATGGGCTTATTCAACTGGATAGCCGCTACCCATTTGCAGAGAAAGATGCAGCTTTAGCAGCGTCAATTCCAATGGTAAATGCGTGTGAGCGCATTGCTGAAGACGACCGCTATCCGGTTGTTGAACTGGACAATTCCGGCGCAGCGCAAGCCATGGCTCGCCATTTGATCGAGCTGGGTCACCGCCGGATCGGCATAGTGACCGGCCCACTTAATAGTCCGATTGTGCGTGATCGCCTGGCCGGTTTTGAGGAGGAGATGCAACGGCACGGTCTCGAGTTGAATTCTGACCTGGTTGTAAACGGAGAATTCACTATGCCGTCTGGTGTGGAGGGTGCAAAAAAATTGCTCTCTTTAGCCAGTGCTCCTACCGCCATTTTTTGTATGAATGATGAAATGGCTATTGGTGCTGTTCATCAAGCGAAGGAAATGGGTTTGCAGGTGCCTGCGGATGTATCAGTGGCGGGCTTCGATAATATTGAGTTTTCGCAATTTACGGACCCGCCCCTGACAACAATTGACCAGCCCGCAGAGAAGCTGGGCAGATATGCGATGGAAACCTTGCGTCGCATTATTGACGGAAAACCGTTAAAAGCGAGTCGAACTATTTTGCCCTTTGATTTAGTGGCAAGGGGAAGTACTGCCCGCTATCAGGATTAA
- a CDS encoding twin-arginine translocase TatA/TatE family subunit: MGISGVGIWQVLIVLVLAVLLFGSGKIRRLGEDLGGAISGFRRSLHQSDKDGTREGSPGNLSGNLLQAGERE, encoded by the coding sequence ATGGGTATTTCAGGCGTGGGTATTTGGCAGGTACTTATTGTTCTTGTGTTAGCGGTTCTATTGTTTGGTAGTGGCAAGATCCGCCGTCTGGGAGAAGACCTTGGAGGAGCGATTAGTGGTTTCCGCCGCTCATTGCATCAAAGCGATAAGGATGGCACTAGAGAAGGTTCCCCAGGTAACTTGTCTGGCAATCTACTCCAAGCTGGGGAGCGGGAATGA
- a CDS encoding GMC family oxidoreductase, with amino-acid sequence MPNDDFEKKEYDALIVGSGAGGGMAAYVLATAGLKVLLLEAGRSYDPVKETPMFNLPKDAPLRGGSTPEKPFGFYDATVDGGWQVPGEPYTQGSRERGRRFDWWRARMLGGRTNHWGRISLRMGEYDFKPYSRDGLGFDWPISYNDLAPYYDKTEMLIGVYGTNEGLENTPDSSAGVLLPPPKPRAYELLAKKACDRLGIPVIPSHLAILSERLDHENIPQKLFPNNKLAQDVTRESMKSRAACFWATPCGRGCSIKANFQSTTVLLPPALATGNLDIITDAMVREVTVDKKGKANGVIYIDKDTRQERFASARAVVVAASAAETSRILLNSKSTLFPDGIANGSGAVGKYLMDTVGAGIGGQIPALESMPAHNEDGASAMHMYMPWWLYKEQLRGDLDFARGYHIEFGGGRSMPGAGAFGGMGDFTSGAYGKDLKEACRRYYGSFVWFDGRGEMIPNEDSYCEIDKDQVDQWGIPVLKFHWKWSDQELNQAAHMHKTFAEIIEGMGGKVTSTVQTDGAKAIINGGAIIHEVGTARMGSNPKDSVLNPYCQSWEVPNLFLTDGAPFVSNADKNPTLTIMALAWRTCDYIVDQFKKRNI; translated from the coding sequence ATGCCGAATGATGACTTCGAGAAGAAAGAGTATGACGCACTGATTGTTGGATCTGGTGCTGGCGGCGGTATGGCTGCCTATGTACTAGCCACTGCAGGGCTCAAGGTTCTATTGCTGGAGGCGGGGAGATCCTATGACCCAGTCAAGGAAACCCCGATGTTTAATCTCCCAAAAGATGCGCCTTTGCGTGGGGGTAGCACACCGGAAAAGCCGTTCGGTTTCTATGATGCAACGGTTGACGGGGGTTGGCAGGTACCTGGTGAACCTTACACTCAGGGCTCTAGGGAAAGAGGCCGCCGTTTTGACTGGTGGCGTGCCCGTATGCTGGGTGGTCGCACGAACCACTGGGGACGGATTTCCCTGCGAATGGGTGAGTATGATTTTAAACCCTATTCAAGGGACGGACTCGGTTTTGACTGGCCGATCAGTTATAACGATCTCGCCCCGTACTACGATAAAACCGAGATGCTCATTGGTGTCTATGGCACCAACGAGGGGTTAGAGAATACTCCCGACTCTTCTGCGGGTGTGTTGCTGCCGCCCCCGAAGCCCCGTGCCTATGAACTCCTGGCCAAAAAAGCGTGCGATAGACTGGGGATCCCTGTAATTCCCTCTCACCTGGCTATTCTCAGTGAGCGTCTGGATCACGAAAATATTCCGCAGAAATTATTCCCAAACAATAAATTGGCTCAGGACGTCACCCGGGAATCAATGAAATCTCGCGCAGCCTGTTTTTGGGCTACGCCCTGTGGGCGCGGTTGCTCAATTAAGGCGAATTTCCAGTCCACGACTGTACTACTGCCACCGGCATTAGCGACGGGCAACCTGGATATCATTACTGATGCCATGGTGCGTGAAGTTACCGTTGACAAAAAAGGTAAGGCTAACGGGGTTATCTATATTGATAAAGATACCCGTCAGGAAAGATTTGCCAGTGCCCGCGCTGTGGTTGTTGCAGCCAGTGCGGCTGAAACTTCGCGCATTCTCCTTAATTCCAAAAGCACTTTATTCCCCGATGGTATCGCCAATGGCAGCGGTGCCGTAGGGAAATACCTGATGGATACGGTGGGAGCTGGTATCGGCGGGCAGATTCCCGCTTTGGAAAGTATGCCTGCCCACAACGAGGACGGCGCATCGGCGATGCACATGTATATGCCCTGGTGGTTGTACAAGGAACAATTACGTGGTGACCTGGATTTTGCCCGTGGTTACCACATTGAATTCGGCGGTGGTCGCAGTATGCCGGGCGCAGGTGCTTTCGGCGGTATGGGTGATTTTACCAGTGGCGCTTATGGCAAAGACTTGAAGGAAGCCTGCCGGCGTTACTACGGCTCCTTTGTGTGGTTTGACGGTCGCGGGGAAATGATTCCCAATGAGGACAGCTACTGTGAAATTGATAAGGACCAGGTAGACCAGTGGGGCATCCCGGTGTTGAAGTTCCATTGGAAATGGAGTGACCAGGAATTGAACCAGGCCGCTCACATGCACAAAACCTTTGCTGAAATTATTGAAGGTATGGGCGGTAAGGTCACCTCTACCGTGCAAACCGACGGTGCCAAGGCAATTATCAACGGCGGTGCGATTATTCACGAAGTCGGCACCGCGCGCATGGGCTCAAATCCGAAAGATTCCGTGCTCAATCCTTACTGCCAGTCCTGGGAAGTACCGAATCTCTTCCTTACTGACGGCGCACCCTTTGTCTCCAATGCTGATAAGAATCCAACCCTGACCATTATGGCGCTGGCCTGGCGCACCTGCGACTACATCGTGGACCAGTTCAAGAAGAGGAATATCTGA
- a CDS encoding Gfo/Idh/MocA family oxidoreductase, translating to MVKKIRMGMVGGGEGAFIGAIHRMAAALDGEIELVAGCFSGDSERSRKTGEKLGLHPDRIYQSYQQMFQEESRGSADDRVEFVSVVTPNHLHLPVSIAALRAGFHVLSDKPAASTLEETLELKKEVEQSGHLYGLTHTYAAYPLVMQARAILGRRELGSIRRVTVTYPQGWLALAGDSTGSKQASWRTDPARSGESGCFADIGTHAHHLVEFFTGQHISEVCADVQAVVDERALDDDGAALFKLDQGARGTLTASQVCGGEGNNLNISVYCEDGSLFWEQEAPNQLQVKRRGQPVAIWKAGADCEYLDGDVRSFCRTPQGHPEGYIEAFANIYRDFAGQVRGRREGVISKNSPAVGNIDAGVRAMAFVRGVLESSRAKSSWVSLAPYWK from the coding sequence TTGGTTAAAAAAATAAGAATGGGCATGGTTGGTGGTGGAGAGGGTGCTTTTATTGGTGCAATCCATCGGATGGCAGCAGCTCTCGACGGTGAGATAGAGCTAGTCGCCGGCTGCTTTAGTGGCGATTCCGAACGCAGTCGTAAAACTGGTGAAAAGCTGGGGCTTCACCCGGACCGGATTTACCAAAGCTATCAACAGATGTTCCAAGAGGAATCCCGTGGCAGCGCTGATGATCGAGTTGAATTTGTATCTGTAGTAACTCCCAACCACCTCCATTTACCCGTTTCTATTGCTGCGTTGCGGGCGGGATTCCATGTCCTCTCCGACAAGCCAGCCGCCTCCACTTTGGAAGAAACACTTGAGCTTAAAAAGGAAGTGGAGCAAAGCGGGCATCTTTATGGTTTGACCCACACTTATGCTGCTTACCCTCTGGTTATGCAAGCGAGAGCAATCCTGGGCAGGAGAGAGTTGGGGTCTATTCGACGAGTTACCGTTACCTATCCGCAGGGGTGGCTGGCTCTAGCCGGTGATTCCACGGGAAGTAAGCAGGCGAGTTGGCGAACAGATCCTGCACGTTCGGGAGAAAGTGGCTGCTTTGCGGATATAGGCACCCATGCTCATCATCTGGTGGAGTTTTTTACTGGCCAGCATATCTCTGAAGTCTGCGCAGACGTGCAAGCGGTAGTTGATGAAAGAGCGTTGGATGATGATGGTGCAGCGCTATTTAAATTAGATCAGGGCGCCCGAGGAACACTTACAGCCAGTCAAGTCTGTGGAGGAGAGGGGAACAACCTGAATATCAGCGTTTACTGTGAAGACGGTTCGCTGTTTTGGGAGCAGGAAGCCCCAAACCAATTGCAAGTAAAGCGCAGGGGGCAGCCTGTGGCGATTTGGAAAGCCGGTGCGGATTGTGAGTATCTGGATGGAGACGTCAGGTCTTTCTGCCGGACACCTCAAGGACACCCGGAGGGCTATATAGAGGCCTTCGCCAATATCTATCGCGATTTTGCTGGTCAAGTCCGAGGCCGCCGCGAGGGGGTAATTTCAAAGAACAGTCCTGCCGTTGGCAACATTGATGCAGGTGTTCGCGCGATGGCATTTGTGCGCGGTGTGCTGGAGAGCAGTCGCGCAAAATCCTCATGGGTTTCCCTGGCGCCTTATTGGAAGTGA
- a CDS encoding DUF1080 domain-containing protein: MKKFTETKFCTSILASAALLVTLGGCERMPEKSGIQADRDWRHLFDGKTLQGWTGANGSHVGEAWQVVDGNLVLTAGGAGDIVTADKFSDFELELEWKISEGGNSGIIYRVAGGNAPVWMSGMEYQVLDNSAFPELEKLSHSAGSVFDLYAPSEDEVKPAGEFNKTRIRVENGRVEHWLNGSMIVSYELWSEDWDIRLANSKFSSYPDFARSESGFIALQDHGDKVWYRNIRIREL; encoded by the coding sequence ATGAAAAAATTCACTGAGACAAAATTTTGCACGTCTATACTGGCCTCAGCAGCACTACTAGTCACACTAGGGGGTTGTGAACGGATGCCGGAAAAGTCCGGTATACAAGCGGATAGAGACTGGCGGCACTTATTCGACGGTAAAACGTTGCAGGGTTGGACCGGTGCCAATGGCTCCCATGTAGGAGAGGCTTGGCAGGTCGTTGATGGCAACCTGGTGCTCACTGCTGGTGGAGCCGGGGATATCGTCACTGCAGATAAGTTTTCTGATTTTGAGCTGGAACTGGAATGGAAGATCTCTGAAGGTGGCAACAGCGGCATTATTTATCGGGTAGCTGGTGGCAATGCACCAGTCTGGATGTCAGGTATGGAATACCAGGTACTTGATAACAGTGCTTTTCCCGAACTGGAAAAACTGAGCCACAGCGCAGGGTCAGTCTTCGACTTGTATGCACCCAGCGAAGATGAGGTAAAGCCGGCAGGAGAATTCAATAAAACGCGTATTCGAGTGGAGAATGGTCGGGTTGAACATTGGCTGAATGGAAGCATGATTGTCAGCTATGAACTCTGGTCTGAAGATTGGGATATACGTCTTGCCAACAGTAAGTTTTCCTCTTACCCCGATTTTGCCCGTAGTGAGAGCGGCTTTATTGCTTTACAAGACCACGGCGACAAAGTGTGGTACCGCAATATCAGAATTCGGGAGCTATAA
- a CDS encoding sugar phosphate isomerase/epimerase family protein — translation MKRRTLLQVGAGFAAAAFTAPLFGNSGRIITNTPGGPVKISLAQWSLHRQLRSGALKVLDFPIKARKAFAIDAVEYVNQFFADKARDQNFLSALRVRAIDHGVKSLLIMVDAEGDLGNPNASERQQAVENHFQWVEAAKYLGCHSIRVNAGGQGSSREVSSACRDGLRALSEFALDFDINIAVENHGGYSSNGLWLSQLLQSVDMPNCGSLPDFGNFGDYDRYLGVEQLMPFARGISAKSFSFDKRGNETNTDFARMLRLIQKAGYKGYIGIEYEGAGDEDWGINATKELLLRLSRQGELYSE, via the coding sequence ATGAAGCGTAGAACTTTGCTACAGGTTGGTGCCGGCTTTGCTGCAGCTGCTTTTACCGCCCCCTTGTTTGGTAATAGTGGGCGAATCATTACCAATACCCCGGGTGGCCCTGTGAAAATTTCCCTGGCCCAATGGTCCCTGCATCGGCAATTGCGAAGTGGCGCTCTCAAGGTATTGGATTTCCCTATTAAGGCAAGAAAGGCATTTGCAATTGACGCGGTAGAGTATGTCAATCAGTTTTTTGCTGATAAGGCCAGGGATCAGAATTTTCTTTCAGCGTTGAGAGTGCGTGCAATTGATCACGGGGTTAAAAGCCTTTTGATTATGGTTGATGCAGAAGGTGATCTTGGCAACCCAAATGCTAGCGAAAGACAACAAGCGGTAGAAAATCATTTCCAGTGGGTTGAAGCGGCCAAATATTTGGGTTGCCACTCTATCAGGGTGAATGCTGGCGGACAGGGTAGTAGCAGGGAGGTTAGTTCCGCTTGTAGAGATGGGCTGCGAGCTCTCTCAGAGTTTGCCTTGGATTTCGACATCAATATTGCGGTGGAAAACCACGGTGGTTATTCCTCAAACGGACTTTGGTTATCCCAGTTATTACAGTCAGTGGATATGCCGAACTGTGGAAGTTTGCCAGACTTTGGAAACTTTGGTGACTACGACCGCTACTTGGGAGTAGAGCAGTTGATGCCCTTTGCCCGCGGAATCAGCGCAAAGAGTTTTTCATTTGATAAGCGGGGAAATGAGACCAATACGGATTTTGCCCGGATGCTGCGGCTAATTCAAAAGGCGGGTTACAAGGGGTATATCGGGATTGAGTATGAAGGCGCCGGCGATGAAGACTGGGGGATCAATGCAACGAAAGAGCTTTTGCTGCGCTTGTCGCGACAGGGTGAACTATATAGCGAGTAA
- a CDS encoding sugar phosphate isomerase/epimerase: MKAPRIQGPGIFLAQFLPSSEQPASLESMARWASDLGYKGIQVPTWDKRIFDLELASKSQAYCDDVLGICEEAGVQISELSTHLQGQLVAAHPAYKEMLDIFSPEAVRGNLQARAEWASNQLVLAARASANLKLKSHATFSGALLWHTFYPWPQRPAMLVEEGFRELARLWRPILDAFDSAGVDVCYELHPGEDLHDGLTFERFLYEVEDHPRANILYDPSHLLLQQMDYLAFIDIYHERIKAFHVKDAEFHPSGRAGVYGGYAPWIDRPGRFRSLGDGQVDFRGIFSRLTQYGYDRWAVLEWECCIKDQQQGASEGAPFIREHLITVADKAFDDFAGAETDRARNRRILGLE; the protein is encoded by the coding sequence ATGAAGGCACCCAGAATTCAGGGGCCCGGAATTTTTCTCGCCCAGTTTCTCCCATCGAGCGAACAGCCAGCTTCGCTTGAATCTATGGCTCGTTGGGCATCAGACCTGGGGTACAAAGGCATCCAGGTTCCCACTTGGGACAAGCGGATTTTCGATCTTGAGCTGGCCAGTAAAAGCCAAGCTTACTGTGATGATGTACTGGGGATCTGTGAGGAGGCTGGGGTACAGATTTCTGAATTGTCTACGCATTTGCAGGGGCAGTTGGTCGCAGCTCACCCAGCCTATAAGGAAATGCTGGATATTTTTTCTCCAGAGGCAGTACGCGGAAACTTGCAAGCCCGTGCAGAGTGGGCGAGCAATCAGTTAGTTCTTGCAGCTCGGGCCAGTGCCAACCTGAAGCTCAAATCCCATGCAACTTTCTCCGGCGCTTTACTCTGGCACACTTTTTATCCATGGCCCCAGCGCCCAGCGATGTTGGTTGAAGAAGGTTTTCGCGAACTGGCCCGTTTGTGGCGTCCGATATTGGATGCGTTTGACAGCGCGGGGGTCGATGTCTGCTATGAACTGCACCCCGGTGAAGACCTGCATGATGGCTTGACCTTCGAGCGGTTTCTTTACGAGGTGGAAGATCACCCTAGAGCCAACATCTTGTATGACCCGAGCCATTTGCTCTTACAGCAAATGGATTACTTGGCCTTTATCGATATCTATCACGAGCGAATCAAGGCTTTCCATGTGAAAGATGCGGAGTTTCATCCGAGTGGAAGGGCTGGAGTATACGGCGGTTACGCCCCCTGGATTGACCGCCCCGGTCGCTTTCGCTCCCTGGGGGATGGTCAGGTAGATTTTCGTGGGATTTTTAGCCGACTGACCCAGTACGGTTACGATCGCTGGGCGGTATTGGAATGGGAGTGTTGCATTAAGGATCAACAGCAGGGGGCCAGCGAGGGTGCGCCATTTATTCGGGAGCACCTGATAACCGTGGCTGACAAAGCTTTTGATGATTTTGCCGGTGCTGAAACAGATCGCGCTCGAAATCGTAGGATTTTAGGGCTCGAGTAG
- a CDS encoding MFS transporter, with protein sequence MSTQIEPLDKKIFLVGNLSIFMIGLGLAVRAVIATNLQEDIYNHIDLANSTAMLGEAIGITFAGFAFTLLFGSALVDLVGIKRMLLLSSIGYVLGSLLIIFASMIPPSAGVENLVLIGLLLTGLGWGAVEAASNPMVAAVDPENKTHRLNILHAWWPAGMVVGGLLGLAISKYALPWQLNLVVLLIPAIVLARLVITTKFPVTERVSTGISYGEMFREVFKQPMFILLWVCMWLTAASELAPMQWVDLTLSRVVGMKGILLLVYVSMVMFVMRHFAGHLAKLLSPAGLLWSSSLLAAIGLYSLGMARTPVTAFLAATVWAIGVCYMWPTMLATVSERFVRGGALFLGLLGFAGGMSIQFVLPKLGEIFDNAKIEAAGGLEAFEKLTGDELDAVLATASIESFQSLAVVPLILLPIFAFIWFWDRRQAASKVQGVTAVGNQ encoded by the coding sequence ATGAGTACCCAAATTGAACCACTGGATAAGAAAATTTTCCTGGTGGGAAATCTCTCAATTTTTATGATTGGTCTTGGTTTAGCTGTTAGGGCAGTTATAGCCACTAACTTACAAGAAGATATTTACAATCATATCGATTTAGCGAACTCCACAGCTATGCTTGGTGAAGCTATTGGTATTACTTTTGCTGGATTCGCATTCACACTTCTATTTGGCAGTGCCCTAGTAGACTTAGTTGGCATTAAGAGAATGTTATTACTGTCTTCAATTGGCTATGTATTAGGTAGCCTATTAATAATTTTTGCTTCAATGATACCCCCAAGTGCTGGTGTAGAGAATTTGGTATTAATTGGGTTGCTTCTTACTGGGTTAGGTTGGGGGGCCGTCGAAGCCGCCAGCAATCCAATGGTTGCTGCTGTCGACCCAGAGAATAAAACACACCGCTTAAATATATTGCATGCTTGGTGGCCAGCGGGAATGGTCGTTGGGGGGTTGCTTGGCCTGGCAATATCTAAATACGCGCTGCCTTGGCAACTCAACTTAGTTGTATTACTCATACCTGCCATAGTACTGGCACGACTAGTAATCACGACTAAGTTCCCAGTTACTGAGCGGGTTTCCACTGGGATCAGTTACGGAGAGATGTTTAGAGAAGTCTTTAAGCAGCCAATGTTTATTCTGCTTTGGGTTTGCATGTGGCTGACAGCTGCATCGGAACTCGCTCCCATGCAATGGGTAGACCTGACACTCTCAAGAGTAGTGGGAATGAAAGGGATCTTATTATTGGTATATGTGAGCATGGTGATGTTTGTAATGCGCCATTTCGCCGGCCATCTTGCGAAGTTACTGTCGCCTGCAGGACTACTTTGGTCAAGCAGTCTACTTGCGGCAATAGGGCTTTATAGCCTGGGAATGGCAAGAACTCCAGTTACTGCATTCCTGGCGGCGACTGTTTGGGCTATCGGTGTTTGCTATATGTGGCCCACCATGCTCGCTACGGTATCCGAGCGTTTTGTACGCGGTGGCGCACTGTTTTTGGGGTTGCTGGGGTTTGCTGGGGGAATGTCTATTCAATTCGTACTGCCGAAACTTGGAGAAATTTTCGACAACGCCAAGATTGAGGCTGCCGGTGGTTTGGAAGCCTTTGAAAAGTTAACGGGCGATGAACTGGATGCTGTGTTGGCAACCGCCTCTATCGAATCATTCCAGTCACTGGCCGTGGTTCCCCTTATCTTGCTGCCGATTTTTGCGTTTATCTGGTTTTGGGATCGCAGGCAGGCAGCGAGCAAAGTGCAAGGTGTCACTGCAGTAGGCAACCAGTAG
- a CDS encoding gluconate 2-dehydrogenase subunit 3 family protein: protein MSEEKTNLGRRNALRLIATTAAAVPVIGCSEKVAQKVVVKEEVPAAEPVVKNLDAPKQTLARGTATDPDLLNPVVPWEMQLETSELAVLAALCDVIIPADETSPSASSVGAYHYINEYVSAPYSNNKADLVTIRGGVVWLEGESKRRFGGSFVDLNEPQKVAICEDIKWTRTAKPEFQAGARFFAKVRVLVSTAFYTTEEGMADIGYVGNRPMASFPGAPPEVLKRLGLDS, encoded by the coding sequence ATGAGCGAGGAAAAAACCAACCTGGGTCGGCGCAACGCCCTGCGTTTGATTGCTACCACCGCTGCTGCAGTTCCAGTCATTGGCTGTTCTGAGAAAGTAGCGCAAAAAGTTGTAGTGAAAGAGGAGGTGCCAGCGGCTGAACCGGTAGTAAAGAACCTGGATGCCCCGAAGCAGACTCTGGCCAGGGGCACGGCGACAGATCCGGACCTGCTTAATCCCGTGGTGCCTTGGGAGATGCAGCTTGAAACGAGTGAGTTAGCGGTCTTGGCAGCACTTTGCGACGTCATTATTCCCGCAGATGAAACTTCTCCGAGTGCCTCTTCAGTAGGGGCCTATCACTACATCAACGAATATGTCAGCGCCCCATATTCCAATAATAAAGCGGATCTTGTCACGATTCGGGGAGGGGTTGTTTGGCTGGAGGGTGAGTCCAAGCGCAGATTTGGAGGTTCCTTTGTCGATCTGAATGAACCTCAAAAAGTAGCCATCTGTGAGGATATCAAGTGGACTCGCACGGCAAAGCCAGAGTTTCAGGCTGGTGCTCGTTTCTTTGCCAAAGTTCGAGTTCTCGTGTCCACCGCTTTCTATACCACCGAGGAAGGTATGGCAGATATCGGTTATGTGGGTAACCGACCAATGGCGAGTTTCCCTGGAGCACCCCCTGAAGTCCTCAAGCGACTTGGCTTGGATAGCTAA